From the Teredinibacter turnerae T7901 genome, one window contains:
- a CDS encoding two-component system response regulator, producing MINVEGIKILVAYQYPHKLRDLTHQLQRGGIIQVTPAKSAAQALGLLKAGGYDLLLCGIDLPDIDGWRMARLIRSGALGGNTQLPIVVVTEVWCQRIAEVTAREYGVNRLIPESQLHKIVPVIEECLDGAAIPYDKPRLLVIEDAPDTADLIRRVLDRQFAIDVANDGEHGLRLWREGRHRLILLDYMLPQMSGKDILAHILKEDPTQPVVMMTAHSSPELAEQMMMSGVTDFLPKPFRTEALRKVCELAIRRDDFLTSNREFAEKVESLQRSESDFRHISETHQLLLDNLQTVVMELDADFRIRFLNVPWRGLTGYDLDASLGCKLTQFVFDDDDSYGVGLEAKLQEVLSGARELAELELCLLDSRGQKLWAQVKIRRSENHNAASLTVCLDNITKRKEAQRQLEYLAMHDSLTGLFNRHYFEESLRQSFADAIRNQRQHGLIYIDLDYFKVINDTFGHHEGDEVLRQVAHLMKRRIRAADLLCRLGGDEYAVLVHDVCSKKLLEIARELQAIVNDFVYQAKNHRVNLGCSIGLSVIDGEAVCAEEYLMQADIALYVAKGRGRNLIHLYDPQDQESEELRSRINWTQRMRKAISEDRIVLHFQPVFDAHNKNIVYYEALVRMRDEEGNLVYPNQFIPALENTGEMHLLDRWIVKLAIRSVRECKKIERVAINLSVQAFKDENLVPVVKEALAVNGVAPECVTFELTESASLFNLAITRNMITQLNEIGCTFAIDDFGSGFSSFAYLKELPAHFIKLDGSFIKNLHQDDVDKALVRSLIQVVQALGKKAVAEFVENEQILDILRKFGVDCVQGYHTGRPVPFESLMDECLDKNMMA from the coding sequence ATGATAAATGTGGAAGGGATAAAAATACTTGTTGCCTATCAGTACCCGCACAAGCTGCGCGATCTCACCCATCAACTGCAGCGAGGGGGCATCATCCAGGTAACACCGGCAAAATCGGCCGCGCAGGCACTAGGTCTGCTCAAGGCTGGTGGGTATGATCTTCTGCTGTGCGGTATTGACCTACCGGATATCGACGGATGGCGGATGGCCCGCCTGATTCGCAGCGGTGCCCTGGGGGGGAATACTCAGTTGCCCATCGTGGTTGTGACAGAAGTATGGTGTCAACGCATCGCAGAAGTGACGGCGCGGGAATACGGTGTGAACCGTCTCATTCCCGAATCGCAGCTCCATAAAATTGTGCCCGTTATTGAAGAGTGTCTTGATGGTGCTGCTATTCCATACGACAAGCCGCGTTTACTGGTTATTGAAGATGCTCCCGATACCGCAGATCTGATTCGGCGGGTGCTCGACAGGCAGTTTGCCATCGATGTCGCAAACGACGGTGAACATGGGCTACGTCTGTGGCGGGAGGGCCGACATCGCTTGATATTGTTGGATTACATGCTTCCGCAAATGTCGGGCAAAGATATTTTAGCGCACATATTAAAAGAAGACCCAACGCAGCCGGTTGTCATGATGACGGCGCACTCATCTCCGGAACTCGCAGAACAGATGATGATGTCGGGTGTGACCGACTTTCTGCCAAAACCGTTTCGCACCGAGGCGCTCCGCAAAGTGTGCGAGCTGGCTATCCGGCGCGATGACTTTCTAACCAGTAACCGCGAGTTTGCGGAAAAAGTGGAGTCGCTGCAGCGCAGCGAAAGTGATTTCCGCCATATATCCGAAACACATCAACTGCTGCTCGACAACCTGCAGACGGTGGTCATGGAGCTGGACGCGGATTTCCGAATTCGATTTTTAAATGTGCCTTGGCGTGGGCTCACTGGCTACGATCTCGATGCATCGCTGGGTTGTAAGCTCACCCAGTTTGTGTTCGATGACGACGACAGTTATGGGGTGGGCCTGGAAGCCAAATTGCAGGAAGTGCTGAGTGGCGCACGTGAATTGGCTGAATTGGAACTCTGCCTGCTCGATAGCCGTGGCCAAAAATTATGGGCACAAGTGAAAATTCGGCGTAGTGAAAATCACAACGCGGCATCGCTCACGGTCTGTCTCGATAATATTACAAAACGCAAAGAAGCTCAGCGGCAGCTGGAATATCTGGCGATGCACGATTCACTCACAGGGCTGTTTAATCGGCACTATTTTGAGGAATCCTTGCGTCAGTCGTTTGCGGATGCAATTCGCAATCAACGCCAACACGGTCTTATTTACATCGATCTTGATTATTTCAAGGTGATTAACGATACCTTTGGTCATCACGAAGGGGACGAGGTGCTGCGCCAAGTCGCGCACCTAATGAAACGTCGCATACGTGCAGCGGACCTGCTTTGTCGCCTGGGCGGCGACGAATACGCCGTGTTGGTGCACGACGTCTGCAGTAAAAAGCTGCTTGAAATCGCCCGTGAATTGCAGGCGATTGTTAACGATTTTGTGTATCAGGCAAAAAACCACCGGGTCAATCTGGGGTGTAGTATCGGCCTGAGTGTTATCGATGGCGAGGCCGTTTGTGCCGAAGAGTATTTAATGCAGGCGGATATCGCACTATACGTGGCCAAAGGACGCGGACGAAATTTAATTCATCTTTATGACCCGCAAGACCAGGAGAGCGAAGAATTGCGCAGTCGGATTAACTGGACGCAACGCATGCGCAAGGCAATTTCTGAAGATCGCATTGTGTTGCATTTTCAGCCGGTGTTTGACGCGCACAATAAAAATATCGTGTATTACGAGGCCTTGGTACGTATGCGAGATGAGGAGGGTAATCTGGTTTACCCGAATCAATTTATCCCAGCGTTGGAGAATACCGGTGAGATGCACCTGCTGGACCGCTGGATTGTTAAACTTGCGATTCGTTCGGTTCGAGAATGTAAAAAGATTGAGCGTGTGGCCATTAACCTCTCTGTTCAGGCATTTAAAGACGAGAATCTAGTACCGGTGGTTAAAGAGGCTTTGGCTGTAAATGGCGTAGCGCCGGAATGTGTTACTTTTGAGCTGACAGAGAGCGCGAGTTTGTTTAATTTGGCGATCACCCGCAATATGATTACCCAGCTCAACGAGATTGGTTGCACGTTTGCCATTGATGACTTTGGTTCTGGTTTCAGTAGCTTTGCGTATTTAAAAGAGTTACCAGCGCACTTTATTAAGCTCGACGGTTCGTTTATTAAAAATCTGCACCAGGATGATGTAGATAAAGCATTGGTTAGATCGCTCATCCAGGTTGTACAAGCGTTGGGTAAAAAAGCCGTTGCCGAGTTTGTTGAGAACGAACAAATTCTGGATATTCTGCGCAAATTCGGCGTGGATTGTGTTCAAGGTTATCACACTGGTCGTCCGGTACCCTTCGAAAGCTTGATGGACGAATGCCTGGATAAAAATATGATGGCTTAA
- a CDS encoding YfiR/HmsC family protein, whose protein sequence is MTISPIRSCVAAILLVFSTLPVFAQTFSQDQITASYLYNFIKYTDWPNTETSSQMSIGIFRPVDSDYTSRLAKHLQGVELNQHTVVVSEFDDIQKAADFQIVFVEQKNNSAILDLHRVIQDKPVLLVTTNLANKQLVMINLYTTSSEHMRFEINKANLLVHHLRVQDAIIFNGGTEIDVAKLYREGQDSLIAMEQTLREHERKYHLLSKENSSLNEKLAELRKAIAESSEQIVSQKNRIAEQQAQLADNRRQQFQLQEEISAKTAELERRRQELNAHQLELNKISDIIASKEIQLTNLNSTLARQQKRISEMDNTISTQGTMLVNIGILAAGAFLLVAVIIWAYLNKRRDAERLEARTRELNITQDRLVIAKAKAEEANLAKSEFLSLMSHELRTPLQAIIGYTDVVIEDLYVEGMDHLSTDLTRVVNNSQRLLRLINGVLDLAKIESGHMDLTLEHLELHSLVNEAIDNVKPQFDEKNLPLETDLESIPEAALVDREKLLHIILNLLSNACKFTDRGRVTLAVKHNANAITITCRDTGMGIDAAALPFVFDRFQQVDSSATRQHSGSGLGLAITKQFCELMGGHITVNSEPGRGTHFKVEIPLPIKPTPKALEAPLVGAHTDRLASAINLPSITDGPTCILMIDDDLEYLELMSRMLGKAGYRVHTATSAAEGFELSVRLQPRLIILGLLLPDENGWQLLARIKAQPTLADTPTIVASISDERGKSQANAADAFLAKPVSPARLKKAVEKLISAASV, encoded by the coding sequence ATGACCATCTCCCCTATCAGATCCTGCGTCGCGGCTATTCTGCTTGTCTTTAGTACGCTTCCGGTGTTCGCCCAGACATTTAGTCAAGACCAAATTACTGCGTCTTATTTGTATAACTTCATAAAATACACCGACTGGCCAAACACCGAGACCAGCAGCCAGATGAGCATTGGAATTTTTCGGCCTGTCGATAGCGACTACACAAGCAGACTCGCGAAGCATTTACAAGGCGTTGAATTAAATCAACACACTGTCGTCGTATCAGAATTCGATGATATTCAAAAAGCCGCTGATTTTCAGATTGTATTCGTTGAGCAAAAAAACAATTCTGCAATTTTAGATTTGCACCGTGTTATTCAGGACAAGCCCGTACTACTCGTAACAACAAACCTCGCTAACAAGCAGTTGGTGATGATCAACTTATACACGACGTCTAGCGAACATATGCGCTTTGAAATTAACAAAGCCAACCTTTTAGTTCACCATCTGCGAGTGCAAGATGCCATCATATTTAACGGCGGAACAGAAATTGATGTAGCCAAACTTTATCGCGAAGGGCAGGATTCGTTAATTGCCATGGAACAAACGCTCCGTGAACACGAGCGTAAATACCATCTCCTCAGTAAAGAAAACAGCTCTCTTAACGAAAAATTGGCTGAATTACGTAAAGCCATCGCTGAAAGCAGTGAACAAATCGTCAGCCAAAAAAATCGCATTGCAGAGCAACAAGCCCAACTGGCGGATAACCGACGACAGCAATTTCAATTACAGGAAGAAATATCAGCGAAAACCGCAGAGCTGGAACGACGTCGACAGGAACTCAATGCCCACCAGCTAGAGCTCAATAAAATTTCTGACATTATCGCCAGCAAGGAAATTCAGCTAACAAACCTGAATAGCACCCTCGCGCGCCAGCAAAAACGCATCTCCGAAATGGACAACACCATCAGCACGCAGGGCACCATGCTGGTCAACATCGGCATTTTGGCGGCAGGCGCCTTCCTCTTAGTGGCTGTAATCATCTGGGCTTACCTCAATAAACGACGGGATGCGGAGCGTTTGGAAGCCCGTACACGAGAACTAAATATTACTCAGGACCGCCTGGTTATCGCAAAAGCCAAGGCTGAAGAGGCCAATCTCGCAAAAAGTGAATTCCTGTCGTTAATGAGCCACGAATTACGCACGCCACTACAAGCCATAATCGGTTACACCGACGTAGTTATAGAGGATCTGTACGTTGAGGGAATGGATCACCTTTCAACGGACCTGACCAGGGTTGTCAACAACAGCCAGCGACTGTTGCGACTTATAAACGGCGTACTCGATCTCGCTAAAATTGAATCCGGGCATATGGATCTTACCCTTGAGCACCTGGAACTTCACAGCCTTGTAAACGAGGCAATAGACAATGTTAAGCCACAATTCGATGAAAAAAACCTTCCGCTTGAAACCGATCTCGAGTCCATACCCGAAGCGGCACTCGTCGACCGCGAAAAATTGCTCCACATCATACTTAATCTGCTAAGCAACGCCTGCAAATTTACTGATCGAGGAAGAGTCACCCTCGCAGTGAAACACAACGCAAACGCTATTACGATTACTTGCCGCGACACGGGAATGGGGATAGATGCGGCGGCATTACCATTTGTGTTTGATCGCTTTCAGCAGGTGGACAGCTCTGCAACGAGACAACATTCAGGTAGCGGGCTCGGGTTGGCAATCACAAAACAGTTCTGCGAACTCATGGGCGGGCACATTACAGTGAACTCCGAGCCGGGGCGAGGAACGCATTTCAAGGTGGAAATTCCACTACCAATTAAACCAACACCTAAGGCACTTGAAGCTCCATTGGTTGGCGCGCATACAGATCGCCTCGCCAGCGCAATCAATTTACCATCAATTACCGATGGCCCCACATGCATCCTGATGATCGATGATGACCTGGAGTACCTGGAGCTAATGTCGCGCATGTTGGGCAAGGCTGGTTACCGGGTGCACACCGCCACTAGCGCGGCAGAAGGCTTTGAACTCAGTGTACGATTGCAGCCGCGGCTGATCATTCTCGGATTACTGTTACCAGATGAGAACGGCTGGCAACTACTGGCCAGGATAAAAGCCCAACCTACACTGGCAGACACGCCGACGATTGTTGCTTCAATTTCCGATGAGCGCGGTAAAAGCCAAGCCAATGCGGCCGACGCGTTTCTCGCCAAGCCAGTTTCCCCTGCGCGCCTCAAAAAAGCAGTAGAAAAACTGATCTCGGCCGCGTCGGTTTAA
- a CDS encoding molecular chaperone DnaJ, whose translation MLFRLLLAAAVIAVLYYFMGRYKRLAPEERKKWLLQAALIGTCVLLLLGAVTGRMHWIGAVIAALLGFARFGLRLFGGLSPFLGLLGKGAGLANPIFSTPHLRVTLNLEKKQLSGEVIAGPYTGKNLADLTDTQLLELEKLYETDDKRSYYLIRLVRQQSTAHGFNHAHQNQNYAEVGNPSYNEALQILGLEAYVDQTPPDRALVIKAHKRLMQKLHPDRGGNDYLASRVNQAKDTVLARLNRP comes from the coding sequence ATGCTGTTCCGATTGCTACTGGCCGCAGCCGTTATTGCGGTGTTGTACTATTTTATGGGGCGTTACAAGCGGCTCGCCCCGGAAGAGCGAAAAAAATGGCTCCTGCAAGCTGCACTGATCGGCACGTGCGTATTGTTGTTGCTGGGCGCCGTTACTGGCCGCATGCATTGGATCGGTGCGGTGATTGCCGCGCTCTTAGGGTTCGCACGTTTCGGCTTGCGATTGTTTGGCGGTTTATCACCGTTCCTCGGGCTGCTCGGCAAAGGTGCCGGTCTCGCTAACCCGATTTTTTCAACGCCTCACCTGCGAGTGACCCTCAATCTGGAAAAAAAACAGTTAAGCGGAGAAGTAATCGCAGGGCCATATACGGGTAAGAATCTGGCGGATTTAACTGATACTCAATTACTCGAGCTTGAAAAGTTATACGAAACTGATGACAAACGCTCCTATTACCTGATTAGGCTTGTACGTCAGCAATCCACAGCTCACGGCTTTAATCATGCGCACCAGAACCAGAATTACGCTGAAGTCGGCAATCCCAGCTACAACGAAGCCCTTCAGATATTGGGGTTGGAGGCTTATGTGGACCAAACACCGCCAGATCGGGCACTTGTAATCAAAGCTCACAAGCGCTTGATGCAAAAACTCCATCCCGACCGTGGCGGCAACGATTATCTTGCTTCCCGAGTAAACCAGGCGAAAGACACCGTACTCGCTCGATTGAACAGGCCATAG
- a CDS encoding phosphatase translates to MTQFPSPYFAAIDLGSNSFHMLVVRMQDARIEIVDREKEMVQIARGLDKENNLSEEAQERALACLHRFSERLRGIPQEQIRAVGTKTLRAARNSRRFLRLAEEALGTPIQIISGYEEARLVYIGLSQAVVNEHDQRLVIDIGGGSTEFIIGKGHNTLCMESLGMGCVAFTAAFKLDPDKLSAKAMNAATLAACGKLELIRSQYLAQGWEVTYGTSGTMRAVAELLGATDGGAVITRSSLEDYVQKAIANKQLDAPGITKLRRDVLPAGLAILRAIFEQLQLEKIHVADATLKEGLIYDNIGRFNNQDSRVHAVKLLQDKYRIDKDHATRVSETALHLWRQIDNAPILIGLSRTKILDWAAKLHEIGLSISHSSHHNHGYYILRHSDLGGFSRHEQYMMANLVRSHRKKILASRFEDMDSAALAAFYPLLFCLRISALVHRRRETVAILPELRVKKENFVLKLSDTWLDQHPLTRAGLEQEVHQLKKIDIQLSFD, encoded by the coding sequence ATGACACAATTCCCCTCCCCGTACTTCGCCGCGATTGATCTGGGTTCCAACAGTTTTCATATGCTGGTCGTACGCATGCAGGACGCCCGCATTGAGATCGTCGACCGCGAGAAAGAAATGGTTCAAATCGCTCGCGGGCTGGATAAAGAAAATAATCTCAGCGAAGAAGCTCAAGAACGCGCGCTCGCGTGCCTGCATCGCTTTTCCGAACGTTTACGCGGTATCCCCCAAGAACAAATCCGCGCGGTTGGTACGAAAACCCTGCGCGCAGCGCGCAACTCCAGGCGTTTTTTAAGGCTCGCGGAGGAAGCCTTGGGCACCCCCATCCAAATCATCTCCGGCTACGAGGAAGCACGCCTGGTGTATATCGGCCTGTCCCAGGCTGTCGTGAACGAGCATGATCAGCGTTTGGTAATTGATATTGGCGGCGGTAGCACCGAATTTATTATTGGCAAGGGGCATAACACCCTCTGTATGGAGAGCCTGGGCATGGGCTGTGTCGCGTTTACTGCTGCGTTTAAACTCGACCCGGACAAACTGTCTGCCAAAGCTATGAATGCGGCTACTCTGGCCGCCTGCGGCAAACTTGAGCTGATTCGCTCGCAATACCTTGCGCAGGGCTGGGAGGTTACCTACGGAACTTCGGGCACCATGCGCGCGGTTGCCGAGCTGTTAGGCGCAACAGATGGCGGCGCAGTCATTACCCGAAGTTCGTTGGAGGATTACGTCCAAAAAGCAATCGCGAACAAGCAGCTGGACGCGCCCGGAATCACTAAGCTCCGCCGCGATGTGCTGCCCGCTGGCCTCGCGATACTGCGAGCCATATTTGAACAGCTGCAACTGGAAAAAATACACGTGGCCGACGCGACCCTCAAGGAAGGGCTCATTTACGATAATATCGGGCGGTTTAACAACCAGGACAGTCGCGTCCACGCGGTCAAACTTCTTCAAGACAAATACCGTATCGACAAAGATCACGCAACACGGGTTAGCGAGACCGCGCTGCACCTTTGGCGACAAATCGACAATGCTCCAATATTAATAGGGTTATCGCGTACCAAAATTCTCGATTGGGCCGCGAAACTACATGAAATCGGCCTCTCCATTTCTCACTCCAGCCACCATAACCACGGCTATTACATTCTTCGTCACTCGGATTTGGGCGGGTTCTCACGGCACGAACAATACATGATGGCAAACCTGGTGCGCTCCCACCGCAAAAAAATACTGGCGAGTCGATTTGAAGATATGGACAGCGCCGCGTTGGCCGCATTTTACCCGCTCCTTTTTTGCTTGCGTATCTCCGCTCTCGTGCACAGACGGCGGGAAACTGTCGCTATCCTGCCAGAGCTGCGGGTCAAGAAAGAAAACTTTGTGCTCAAACTCAGTGATACCTGGTTAGATCAACACCCATTAACCCGCGCTGGTCTTGAGCAAGAAGTCCATCAGCTGAAAAAAATAGATATCCAATTGAGTTTTGACTAA
- a CDS encoding class I SAM-dependent methyltransferase, translating into MPKYERQAYGLKIQQNSHPDIKRIRKATGVPNIHGNKVWKSSLLVMDYLKEYPPQITRNKKKLKVLEIGCGWGLSGIYCAKVFDAKVTGLDADETVFPYMEHHAIINDVDVATWKCRYEKVRKADLEAFDLVIGADICFWDEMVDPLYNLVRRASKVPGLRVVLADPGRPTFTAMAEKCSAKLGAFLEPWSVPHPENASGWIMDLDPNWVED; encoded by the coding sequence ATGCCGAAATACGAGAGGCAAGCTTACGGCCTAAAAATTCAACAAAACAGTCATCCCGATATTAAGCGTATCCGCAAAGCGACGGGCGTGCCGAATATTCATGGCAACAAAGTTTGGAAATCCAGTTTGTTGGTCATGGATTATTTAAAAGAGTATCCGCCGCAAATTACGCGCAACAAAAAGAAGTTGAAAGTGCTCGAGATAGGCTGTGGCTGGGGGCTGTCTGGCATTTACTGTGCGAAGGTATTCGATGCAAAAGTCACGGGGCTTGATGCTGACGAGACGGTGTTTCCTTACATGGAGCACCACGCCATTATCAACGACGTGGACGTGGCAACCTGGAAGTGTCGCTACGAAAAGGTACGCAAAGCTGACCTCGAGGCGTTCGATCTGGTGATTGGTGCCGACATTTGTTTTTGGGATGAAATGGTAGACCCGCTATACAACCTGGTGCGCCGCGCCAGTAAAGTACCGGGCCTGCGCGTGGTGCTGGCGGATCCAGGTCGTCCAACCTTTACTGCCATGGCAGAGAAGTGCTCTGCAAAACTGGGCGCCTTTTTAGAGCCTTGGTCGGTACCACATCCAGAGAATGCGTCTGGCTGGATAATGGATCTGGACCCTAATTGGGTTGAGGATTAA
- the msrA gene encoding peptide-methionine (S)-S-oxide reductase MsrA, whose translation MDLFDRMNDRMAKKQQMPTPEEALPGRTTPIVEPSTHYVLHNSIVAPFPENTETLIVGCGCFWGVERRFWTMEGIHTTAVGYSGGFTPNPTYEEVCTGKTGHNEVVLVVFDPAKVVLEDVLARFWEAHDPTQGMRQGNDIGTQYRSGLYVTPEQRAVAEASKVKYQEVLTAEGHGQISTEIVARTEFYYAEDYHQQYLAKNPGGYCGLGGIGLKYCS comes from the coding sequence ATGGACCTATTTGATCGTATGAATGACCGCATGGCAAAAAAGCAACAGATGCCCACGCCTGAAGAGGCGCTGCCGGGGCGTACAACGCCGATTGTGGAACCGTCAACTCATTATGTACTGCACAACAGTATTGTTGCGCCCTTCCCAGAGAACACAGAAACGCTGATTGTTGGGTGTGGCTGCTTTTGGGGAGTCGAACGTCGCTTCTGGACAATGGAAGGCATCCATACCACGGCTGTTGGTTACAGTGGTGGGTTTACCCCCAACCCCACGTATGAAGAGGTGTGTACCGGAAAAACCGGCCATAACGAAGTGGTGCTGGTGGTGTTTGACCCGGCGAAGGTAGTGCTCGAGGATGTGCTGGCGCGCTTTTGGGAGGCGCATGATCCGACCCAGGGGATGCGTCAGGGCAACGATATAGGTACCCAGTATCGCTCCGGGTTATATGTCACACCCGAGCAGCGCGCGGTGGCTGAAGCGTCGAAGGTAAAATATCAGGAGGTGCTCACCGCAGAAGGCCACGGTCAGATTTCGACAGAGATCGTGGCGCGCACTGAGTTCTATTATGCCGAGGATTATCATCAGCAATATCTTGCCAAAAATCCTGGTGGCTATTGTGGTTTGGGCGGAATCGGGTTGAAATACTGCTCATAA
- a CDS encoding GGDEF domain-containing protein: MNDSTADTPVSLHCPRGNDCPISAELSQLRDRVTELEQHAQTDPLTGLYNKRYFDSVLHRELERTQRTGMPTTLIMLDVDHFKRFNDTHGHVAGDHALKHLARTLRSNLRNLDIACRFGGEEFVVVLPSTPLLVAIQVAERLRQQLTNSTLVIDASAMKLTASFGVDTYTHEHRDNLLDFVERVDKQLYLAKSAGRNCVKHATNAPRSAHEVTPEERDALF, from the coding sequence ATGAACGACTCGACGGCTGATACCCCAGTATCTCTGCACTGCCCTCGCGGCAACGATTGCCCAATCAGTGCAGAACTTTCGCAATTGCGGGATCGCGTGACTGAGCTGGAACAGCACGCGCAAACCGATCCGCTGACCGGCCTGTACAACAAACGCTATTTTGACTCTGTACTGCACCGGGAACTTGAGCGCACGCAACGCACCGGTATGCCAACCACACTGATCATGCTCGATGTTGATCATTTCAAGCGTTTCAATGACACCCATGGGCACGTCGCTGGTGACCACGCCCTCAAACACCTCGCCCGCACACTGCGTTCAAATTTACGTAATTTGGATATCGCCTGCCGGTTTGGAGGTGAGGAATTTGTGGTTGTTCTGCCCTCTACGCCGCTCCTGGTCGCGATTCAGGTTGCTGAGCGGCTGCGGCAACAATTAACCAACAGCACCCTCGTGATTGATGCGTCAGCAATGAAGCTCACCGCCAGCTTTGGCGTCGATACCTACACTCACGAACACAGAGATAATCTTTTGGATTTTGTCGAGCGCGTCGACAAACAGTTGTATCTTGCGAAGAGCGCTGGGCGTAATTGCGTAAAACACGCCACCAACGCTCCCCGCAGTGCCCATGAGGTAACCCCCGAAGAGCGGGACGCGTTGTTCTAA
- the nspC gene encoding carboxynorspermidine decarboxylase, which translates to MDKVLMGNTGYPGFENFDKSTVQTPCYVVDECRVEHNLKILHHVQKASGAKVLLALKAFSMYSLAPLVMRYLHGVCASGINEARLGREEYQGEVHTYCAAFRPHEFDDIVALSNHVIFNSVSEWQRYQARALEHLDARDNLAFGLRINPQHSEGETPMYDPCAPCSRMGIPLASLDGVDLTGISGLHFHTLCEQDFAPLARTLDAVEEKFGHLLTKMRWINFGGGHHITREGYNVEGLIERVKLFSKTYGVQVYIEPGEAIALNAGVLITEVLDTLHNTMDLAITDTSATCHMPDVLEMPYRPRITGAGEPGEKPHTYRLGGPSCLAGDVIGDYSFDEPLQPGSRLQFEDMAIYTMVKNTTFNGINLPDIMVWNSETQSLRLVKSFGYEDFKRRL; encoded by the coding sequence ATGGATAAAGTTTTAATGGGCAATACAGGATACCCAGGCTTCGAAAACTTCGACAAAAGCACGGTGCAAACACCGTGTTACGTTGTCGACGAATGCCGCGTAGAGCACAACTTGAAGATTCTGCATCACGTGCAAAAAGCCAGTGGTGCGAAAGTATTGCTCGCGCTCAAAGCCTTTTCGATGTATTCGCTGGCACCGTTGGTCATGCGTTATCTCCACGGTGTTTGTGCCAGTGGTATTAACGAAGCGAGGCTGGGGCGAGAGGAGTATCAGGGTGAGGTGCATACCTATTGCGCGGCATTCCGGCCCCACGAGTTCGACGATATAGTCGCCCTCTCCAATCACGTCATATTTAATTCGGTAAGCGAATGGCAACGCTACCAGGCCCGCGCGCTGGAGCACCTGGACGCACGCGATAATCTGGCCTTTGGGCTGCGTATCAATCCGCAGCACAGCGAAGGGGAAACACCAATGTACGATCCCTGCGCGCCTTGCTCACGCATGGGGATTCCGCTGGCGTCACTCGACGGGGTTGATTTAACCGGGATTTCCGGGCTGCATTTTCACACCCTGTGCGAACAGGATTTCGCACCTTTGGCGCGTACGCTTGACGCCGTCGAAGAAAAATTCGGGCATCTGTTAACTAAAATGCGGTGGATTAACTTTGGTGGAGGCCACCATATCACTCGTGAAGGCTATAATGTAGAAGGTCTTATCGAGCGGGTTAAACTTTTTAGTAAAACCTATGGGGTACAGGTGTACATCGAACCCGGCGAAGCCATCGCGCTTAATGCAGGTGTGCTGATTACTGAAGTCCTCGATACCTTGCACAACACCATGGATCTCGCCATCACCGATACGTCCGCCACCTGTCATATGCCGGACGTACTCGAAATGCCTTATCGCCCTCGTATTACAGGGGCTGGCGAACCAGGCGAAAAACCACACACTTATCGGCTGGGCGGCCCGAGCTGTCTCGCCGGAGATGTGATTGGAGACTATAGCTTCGACGAACCACTGCAACCAGGCAGCCGGCTGCAGTTTGAAGATATGGCGATTTACACCATGGTGAAGAACACCACATTTAACGGCATTAATCTGCCGGACATTATGGTGTGGAATAGTGAAACACAGTCTCTCCGCCTGGTAAAAAGTTTTGGCTATGAGGACTTTAAACGACGGTTATAA